The Microbacterium horticulturae region TCGTCCCCGGGGTGACCAGCGCGATCTCAGTGCCGGCCGTCGCCGGCATCCCCCTCACTCATCGCGGGGTCGCGACCGGCTTCACCGTCGTCAGCGGCCACGACCAGATCGAGCAGGTGCCCGGGGGGCGCGACCACACCGTGGTGCTGCTCATGGGGGTGGGCACGCTGGGGCATTCGGTGGGAATCCTCTCCCGATCTGCCCGTGGCGGCGACTGCCCGGTCGCGATCGTCGAGGATGGGTATGGACCCGGTGAACGCGTCACGATCGGGACTCTGGCCACGATCGTCCCCGCCGCCGCCGAGCGCCACGTGCGCAACCCCGCCGTCATCGTCATCGGTGACGTCGTCCGGCTCGCGTACGACCACCCCGACAGCGCACGCATCGGGGCCGACGGGCCCGCGACGGCCGCGGCATCCTGACCCACCTGTTGAATCGAAAGGCACCCTGACGTGACGAGTTCTGCTCCCCTGCGTGTGGCAATAGTGGGCTCCGGCCCCGCCGGCATCTACGCCGGCAACCTGCTCAGCAAGGCCGTCGCCGAGAACGGCGGCACGGTGGCGATCGACCTGTTCGAGTCGCTGCCGGTGCCCTACGGGCTCATCCGGTACGGCGTCTCACCCGACCACCCCCGCATCAAGGGCGTCATCGACTCGCTGCACCACATGCTGGGCGACGGCGACATCCGCTTCCTCGGCAACATCGAGGTCGGCCGCGATGTCTCGCTGGACGAGCTGCGCGAGCGCTACCACGCGGTGATCCTCGCGACGGGCGCGCTGCGCGACGCGGCCCTGGCGATCCCCGGCATCGACCTGCCCCGCTCGTACGGCGCCGCCGACTTCGTCGCCTGGTACGACGGCCACCCCGACGTGCCGCGCACCTGGCCGCTCGACCAGACGCAGGTCGCCGTCATCGGCAACGGCAACGTCGCGCTCGACGTCGCCCGCGTGCTCGCCAAACACGGCGAAGACATGCGCACCACCGATGTGCCCGACAATGTGCTTGCGGGCCTGGAGGGCTCCGCGGTCACCGACGTGCACGTGTTCGGTCGGCGCGGCCCCTCGGGTATCAAGTTCACGCCCATCGAGCTGCGCGAGCTGGGCGAGGTGCGCGATCTCGACATCATCCTCGACGACGCCGATTTCGAGCTGGATGCCGACACCGTGCCCGCCAGCAACCAGGTCAAGGTGATGCAGCGCATCCTGGGCTCGTGGCGCAGCCGCGAGGTAGGGCAGGCGTCGCGCCGGCTGCACCTGCACTTCTGGCATACGCCGGTCGCCGTGCTCGGTGACGACGGCGTGACCGGGCTGCGTTTCGAGCGCACCCGCCCGGGTGTCGACGGTGCGCTGGAACGCACGGGCGAGTTCCGCGAGTACGCGGTCGGCGCGGTCTACCGCGCGATCGGCTACTACGGCACGCGGGTCGAGGGTGCGCCGTTCGACGAGGCGCGCGGCGTCGTGCCGAACACCGAGGGCAGCGTCGAGCCGGGCCTGTACGCGACCGGCTGGGTCAAGCGCGGCCCGATCGGCCTCATCGGCAGCACGAAGTCCGACGCGCTCGAGACGATCGGTCACGTCGTGGCCGATGCGCAGGCCGGGTTGCTGTCGGCGCCGGTGGACGGCGACATCCTCGACCTGCTCGCCGAGCGTGGCGTGCGGAACACCGACTGGGCCGGCTGGCTCGAGCTCGACGCGCACGAGCGCGCCCTCGGCGAGAACCACGAGCATCGCCGTGAGCGTGTGAAGGTCGTCGACCGCGACGAGCAGGTCGACATCGCCGGGGCCGGGGTGCTCGCGCTGTGACGTACGTCATCGCGCTGCCGTGTGTCGATGTCAAGGATCGCGCCTGTGTCGACGAGTGCCCCGTCGACTGCATCTACGAGGGCGAGCGCTCGCTCTACATCCACCCGGACGAGTGCATCGACTGCGGCGCGTGCGAGCCGGTCTGTCCCGTCGAGGCCATCTACTACGAGGACGATCTGCCCGAAGAGTGGGCCGACTACTACAGGGTGAACGTCGAGTTCTTCGAGGACCTCGGTTCACCCGGCGGCGCTCAGAAGCTCGGCCCCACCCACGTCGACCACCCGCTCGTGGCCGCATTGCCACCGCAAGGAGAATGACGGATGTCGGAACTGCAGGATGTGCTGGTCATCGGCGGCGGCCCCGCCGGCCTCTCCGCCGCACTCAACCTGGGCCGGTCGGTGGCCGAGGTCACCGTCGTCGATGCCGACCGCCCGCGCAACGCGGCGACGCTGACGGTGCACGGCTTCCTCACTCGTGACGGCATCGCGCCCAACGAGCTGAAGAAGATCGCGCGCGAAGAGCTGAACGCCTACCCCACCGTGCACTACCGTGCACGGCAGCGGGTGTTCCGGCTCGGGCGCGACGAGGGCGTGTTCGTGGCCGAGATCGGCCAGCGCCAGGCGACCGACGTCGTCTTCGCGCAGAACGTGCTGCTGGCCACCGGTCTGCAGGAGACACTGCCTGCCGTGCCCGACCTCATCTCGTACTACGGCATGAGCCTGTTCAGCTGCGCCGCCTGCGACGGATGGGAGCAGCGCGGCCAGCGCCTGGGTCTGTTCGGCGCCGCGGACGACCTCGCCGACCGCGCGCGGCTCATCTCACACTGGACTGATGCGTTAACCGTCTTCACGCACGGCGCTGCCCTGATCGATGCGGTGGCCGAGGCAGAGCTCGTCGCTGCCGGCGTCACCGTCGAGCGCACGCCCGTCACGGCCCTGCACGGCGAGAAGGGGCACATCGAGCGCGTCGAGCTGGCCGATGGCCGCAGCATCCCTCTCGATGGCGGATTCATCCGCCCCGAATGGAGCGTCGACCTGTCGTTCCTCGATGGAATAGTGCCCGACCGCGACGAGAACGGGCACCTCGTCACCGACGGCTCGGGTCGCACGAGCGAGTTCGGGCTGTACGCCGCGGGCGACATCACCGACGGCGCCCAACAGCTCATCGTCGCCGCCGGTGCCGGCGCCCGCACCGCCGCGGTCATCGTGCACGACGCCGTCGGGGTCGTGACCTCGCACTGACGCCGCTGCGCGGCATCCCGCCGGTCCGGGACGGACCGGGTGGATGTCGCAAGCGACGCCCTCTTCGCCGGCGTTGAGCGTCGACTAGTCATCGACTAGTCTTGGTCCATGAACAGGGTCAGCGCGTATGACGCGAAGACGCACCTGTCCGCACTGCTCGAGCGGGCCGCGGCGGGCGAGTCGATCACGATCACCAAACACGGCCACGACATCGCGCGGCTGACGCCCATCGAGTCGCGCCCCGAAGCTGCGGAGATCATCGAGGCGGCACGCCGGTTCCGCGCGTCGCTCCCCCACCAGCCCATCGACATCCGAGAGCTCATCGAAGACGGGCGCCGGTACTGATGCCGCTCGTCCTCGACACCTCACTGACACTGGCGTGGCTGCTTCCCGACGAGGCGAGCGACGCCGCGGAGGCCGTGCTGAGCCAAGCGCTCACGGGCCGTGAAGCCCTGCTTGCCCCGAGCCTGTGGCTGTACGGAACTGCGAATGCCCTCGTCAGCGCACGGCGGCGCGGCCGGCTGACAGACGCACAGGTCACCCAGACCGTCGAGCTCCTCGAGGCGCTCGACGTGCAGACGCCCGAACGGCCGGCTGCACGTGCTGTGCTCGTCGCGACGTCACTGCGCACGGGACTGAGTGCGTATGACGCGAGCTACCTCGTGCTGGCGGAGACGTCCGGGTGCCCCCTCGCAACGCTCGACGCGAAGCTCGCACAGGCCGCCCGCGACTCCGGCGTCGAGGTATTGGGCGGCTGAGGCGGCATCCCGCCTCTCGCCGAGAGAACAACTGCTCGCCGAGAGCAGGGGTATTCCCCGCATCCTCGGCGGGCAGACGTTCTCTCGCCGTCTGGCGAGGCCGCTCCACAGCGCCCTGCCGCAGCCTCCGGGCCCGCAGCCTCCGATCGGTGAGGGTGCAGCGGGTGGACGAGAGCGTAGGTGCTTCCCTACTCCTCGGCGACCAGCTGCACCCTCACCGTCGCCAGGAGATACGGGATGCCGCTCGCATGCGTCACCGCAGCCGTTGCGTTCACAGCCGCTCTTCCGCACGGAGGCCAACGGGTGTAAATTCCGTGCCACACGCGCCCGAGTGGGATCGAGCCCAGGGGCATACGGCTGGGGGTGCCCCGGTCTGAGCGTTCGAGCGCCCGAGGCAGGTCGGCTGCATTCCTCCCAGCACTCCATATGGATGAGAGGTCCGCTGATGAGGAACATTCGGGGGAAGATCCTGGCGATCTTCGCCATCACTGCGGGAGCGCTGGCGCTCTCGTCAGCACCGGCGCTCGCCGCGCCGGGCGGAGGGGCATACACGTGTACGGGCGGCGAAGTTCCCTCCGGCACGTATTCGAGCATCATGGTGACCGGGCCTTGCAGCGTGGCGGCAGGCGCGACGATCACCGTGAAGGGCAACGTCACCGTCACCCGCGGCGCGATGTTCGACGCGCAGACCGCGCCGGCGACCATCACGATCGGCCACAACGTCACGGCGCTCAAGGGCTCGATGCTGGGTCTGGGCTGTCAGCCGCCGGAGCTGGTCGGAAACTCGGCGCACCCGTGTGCCGCCGATCCCGCCGGCCACTCCACGATCACGGTGAAAGGCAACGTCACCGCGACCGGCGCCATGGCGGTTCTGCTGAACGGCATCACGGTGCACGGCAACGTCACCGCGGTCGGCGGCGGCTCCGACGAGATTCCGTGGTCGATCAAGAACAACGTCGTCGATCGCAACATCACCGTCACCGGCCAGACCACCCAGTGGGTCGGCGTGATGTTCAACCGCGTCGGCGGAAACGTGACGCTGATCGGCATCACGTTGCACGACCCCGACCCGGGCGCACCGGGCGTCTACATCGTGCAGAACAAGATCGCGCACAACCTCGTCTGCCTCGGTCTCGAACCGGGCGTCTCGGGCGGGTTCGTTCCCGGAGCCGTGAACGTCGTCGGCCACAAGGCCGTCGGCCAGTGCACGGCGCTCGTCTGACGCGATCGACGCGGGTGCTCGGCGGCTGCGGTTCAGCCCCCGAGCGCCCCGTCGGAGCGCGCGCCCACGTTCGTGACGTGGAAGTTCTGGAAGGACCGGGATGCCGTCGGCCCGCGCTGCCCCTGATACCTGTTGCCGTACGGCCCGGTGCCGTAGGGCGACGATGCGGCCGATGAGAGCTGGAAGAAGCAGAGCTGACCGATCTTCATCCCCGGCCACAGCTTGATCGGCAGCGTCGCGACGTTCGACAGCTCGAGCGTCACGTGCCCCGAGAACCCGGGGTCGATGAAGCCCGCGGTCGAGTGGGTGAGCAGGCCGAGCCGGCCCAGCGACGACTTGCCCTCGAGCCGCGCAGCGATGTCGTCGGGCAGGCTGACCTGCTCGAACGTCGAGCCCAGTGCGAACTCGCCGGGGTGCAGCACGAACGGCTCGTCGGGCGCGACCTCGATGAGGTGCGTGAGGTCGGGCTGATCGTCGGCCGGGTCGATGAACGGGTACTTGTGATTGTCGAAGAGGCGGAAGTACCGATCCAGACGCACATCGACGCTCGACGGCTGGACCATGTCGGCGTCCCACGGCTCCAGCGCGATGCGCGCGTCGTCGATCTGTCGGCGGATGTCTCGATCGCTGAGCAGCACGTGGCTAGCCTACCGGCGCGCGATTTCTGGTTACTCCACGAGCCGGGCCCGCAGCATCCCGAACTCGTCGTCACTGAGTCCGCCGGTGCGCAGGTACGCGGCCGATCCGCCCTGGTCGTCGACCCAGGCGAGCATGGCGCGCATGGCGTCGGGCGGAGTCGCCGTCACCAGCGCGACGATCTGCGGCAGCATCGGTACGCCGGTCTTCGCGACGCCCTGCAGCATCCGCTCGGCCCATTCGCCCGACAGGTTCTGCTCGCTGACCGCATAGTCGGCCACGATGGCGTCGCGCTCGGCGCCGACCGCGTCGAGCAGCAGCGCGGTCGCCACGCCGGTGCGGTCTTTGCCGGCCGTACAGTGAACGAGAACACCGGGCTTGCCCTCGTCGGTCGGGGCCGCGACAAGCCGGGCGACGCGGGCGAAGGATGCCGCGGCCCCGTCCAGCATCCGGATGTAGAGGTCGCCGAGGGTGGGGATCTGTTCGAGCACCGCGCGCACCGCCTCGGTCGACATGTCGGCGGGTGCCCCGATCCCGGGCGCAGCGCCCTCGAGCACCGAGAGGTGTTCAGTGTCGAGCCGGCGCTCGGGCAGCCGGTCGGGCGCCGCGGAGCGCTCCGCGCCGGTGCGGAAGTCCACGACCGCCCCGATGGGGCTGGCGTCAAGCTCGGCGAGCCCGGCGTCGGTGATTCCCGACAGCGCATCCGAACGGTAGAGCACACCGGCTCGGGTCTGCCCGCCGCCGGGCAGCGGCATCCCACCCGTGTCTCGCGAGTTGTAGGTTCCGGCGAACAGCGATGTCATGCGGTCTCCTCGGGTTCGGTGATCACGCTATCGGAGCGTACGGTCGAATGATGGGCGCAGCGACGGGAGAAGCGATGGGCGAGGTGAGAGCGGCACGGCGCGGACGCGGCGTGAGCGTCGGCCTCGACCGCGACCGCATCGTGGCTGCGGCGCGCGGGCTCGACCCCGCCACAATCACGGTGCAGGCGGTCGCCGACGCGCTCGGCGTCGACCGCAAGGCGGTGACCTATCACGTGTCGGGGCGCGAGGGGCTGCTGCAGCTGCTCGCCGACGACGCGTTCACGACCCGGTTCGAGGTCGTCGAGGTTCCCGCCGACGCCGATTGGCAGACCGGCCTGCGGCTCATCGCGGCGTCGATGCGCGACATCCTGCTGGGCGCTGGAGCGGCCGTCAGCCACATCCGTTTCGACCCTTCGACGCGCGCCGCGGCGCTGCGGCCGGCCGAGATCGTGCTGGCCGCCCTGGTGGACGCGGGTTTCGACGAGGCCACGGCCGTGCGCGCCATAGCGCTGGTCGCCGATGTCGCGATGGCACACGCGCGCGGCGTGCTGCTGAACGCGCGCGCCGGCGGTCATCCGCAGCGCGCCGAGTTGCACGAGGCGCTGTCGACGATGGATGCCGCGGCCAGCCCCTATCTGCGACGGATCGACGACACCGGGTTCTCGACGTTCGACGAAGAGCAGTTCGCGTTCGACCTCGATGTGATCATCGGCGGGCTTCAGGCACGACTGGCCGCGCAGTAGTTCAGAGCTCGTGCTCGATCGCGCGCCAGACGCGGCGGGCAGCGACGGCGTCGCGCAGTCGGCGGTACAGGCGCAGCCGGCGCGGGTGTCCGCTCAGCTGCAGAAGTCCCCTCGGTCCGTAGAAGCCGCCGGACGCGGCATCCACCCCCAACGCCGCCAATGCCGGCTCGGCGGCCTGCGCGGGCGGATTGCCGAGCCGGCGCACCACCGCGTCGACGAGTCGGTCGGGCAGCAGGGCGCGCAACGGCGCGGCGATCGCGGTCGCCGGCGCGATGCCCGGATGGCACAGCGCCACGTGCAGGCCGGGCTCGCGACGAGCCAGTTCGAGGCCGAACAGTCCGAGCGCGAGCTTCGACTGCGCATACGCGCGGAACGGGCCGTAGCGGCGCTCGCCCTGCAGATCGTCCCAGTACAGGCGCCCGACCGCCGCAGCGAGACTGCACTGCACAGCGATGCGCGCGTTGCCAGCGTGAAGAAGGGGAAGGATGCCGCGCACCAGCGCCGCCTGCGCGAGCAGATTGGTCTGCCAGTGCAGCTCGTATCCGTCGGCGGTGAGATGCCGGGCACGGTCGCCGAGCAGCACGATCCCGGCGTTCAGCACGCACAGATGGATGGGCTCGTCGAGGCTCACGGCGAAGGCTCGGACGGAGTCGAGGCTTGCCAGGTCGAGGTCTGCGACGGTGCTGCCGGGGATGCCCGCGGCGATGCTCTCGCCCTTCTCGCGGTTGCGGGCGGGCAGGATGACGCGGGCCCCGCGCTCGGCCAGCGCCTGGGCTATCTCGAGCCCGATGCCCCCGGTCGCGCCCGTGACGAGCGCGGTGCGTCCGGCGAACGGCTGGTCGAGGGTCACCCGGCCATTCTGGCGCGTGTGCAGGGTGAGGTGCGTTGTGAGGCGACGGCGCGTTGTGAGCGCGGCGCGTCGTGGGGCCGTGGCGGGTTCAGAACTCCATCGGTGTGGTTGTTCGGAGGCCATTTTCGGGCTGCGCGCGGCCCTACCGGCGCACAGTGGATGAGTTCTGAACCATGCGGGCGGGCGAGGGCCGCCGCGCGGAGCCTGTTATGCTGGCCGGAGCGCGTTTCGGCGCGTGCGGGGCTGTAGTTCAATGGCAGAACTTCTGCTTCCCAAGCAGACAGCGCGGGTTCGATTCCCGTCAGCCCCTCCAATGTGGATTCTCACGCAAGATGAGACTTTCTCGGGATAGATGAGACAGTTCCCGCGCTCATGCCTGCCCATATAGGCCGCGATTGGCGGCCAGCCTGAGGGATTTCGCGAAGACGCTTGCAGGGGCCGATCCGGACGCAGATATAGCCTGGGAGCAGCCGTCCGTCCCGCGGAACCGACTGAAGATGACGTCGAGCGAATTCGGACGTCTCACTAAACTCGTGGCAAGTCGAGACCGAGCACTGCTGCTTTGAAGGACGACAACGAGGAAGTCAGCGCCGCCCACCACTCGTGGTCACCGGATCGCTGATCCCTGCTGTGCTGATGGGCCCTTCGCGGTCGCGGACGACACCGGTAGCGCCAACCACTGCAGGAAGGGTGAACCACTGCCGTACGCACCACCGCCGGCCGGAGTACTCCCGGACGTTCGCGAGTCACACGGCTGAGCCGACTATGGAGAATCTCGCACTCACGCAACAACCGGCGCACTCTCAGGACTGAGACCGGCCGATATCTGTAGACCGCTCAGCGCTCTCGCTCCACACTTCGGTTCCGCCACCAACAGTCGACGAGCTCGTGAACGCGAGCACGACCGCAAGGAACCCCAAGAAGATCGGCACCGCAGCTCGAACAAGTGTTGAGAGAGCCGTGACGGGCAAAAAGGGCGTCGATATGTCGGGCGGCACACTCACCAGAGCCACGAGCACGGCGATCGTAACCACAGCCTGCGCCAGGAGCGCCCATGCCGGTGCCCACCGCGATCTCGCCGGCAAGTGCGTCGCCCGTCCGATCCGAACCACCACCACCACCAAGGAGATCGCCAGGGTCACCAGGCCCAACGGGCTGGCAAGGCCAAGTGGAACCGTCGCCCGGTGCAGCAGCCCATTGTCTGGACGATCGAGAGCGCGAGGATCCAGCTCGCAAGAACGAAAAGCGCAATGGTTCCGAGACGCCGGCCGCGGAACAGATTCTGCGCAACGTGACCATTCAGAGCCAGCACAGCCAGGCCTCCCGCGTAGAGGGGCATCGTCGTCCGCTACGCCCTCGCCTCCACGACACCGCCGGTGGCCGTGAGCCGGTACGAGCTTGGCAAGGAACCTTGCAAGTCGTATATCCGCCGCCCCGGCAAGCCCCGCGTCCTTGGTTTGCAGGGTTGGCTGGGCGTCAGGTTAGCTGGCCACCCCTGGGCTCAGACGACTCAGCGGGCTTGAGTTCGCGATGCAAGTTGGCCATCTGCGTCCATAGCCATGCATTCAGCTCGCCAGCTTCTCTCCCATAGTCAATGACGAGGTCAATGAAGGGAACGTTGCTATCTAACGATTCCAGGTATCTTCGCGCAGGCCCTCGCATGTCCTTGTAGGCGAGAAGTTCGTCCCGTCGAACGACGATGTCGAGCAGGCGACCCTCGTTGCCGAAGTAGACGCGGGTAGCCCAAGGAAGGTGCTCGTGGTGGAGAACATGTGCACGTAACCGCATCAGAAGTGGGCCAAGGCCTCGCCCGCGAATTGAGGCGACTCGATCGTCATACTCGGACGCAGTCGCGGTCCCGGCGTAGTGACTTATCGTGTTGCGAGAGATGTCCACGAGAGTGGCCACCGAAGCCAGATAATTCAGCGTCAGGCGATTGACTTCAAGGTCAACCCCGTCCTTCACCTCGTTTCGTCGTTCACCTGACGAGACGGCCTGCAGGTACTGGAAAGCGAGCTCACCGGGAAAGCAGATCCTACGGAAGTACTCGACGAGAGCTTCGGTATTTAGCGACATGACGTTGTGTGCCATGAAGAAGTGTTCCCAGATCTCGATGGCTTCATGAAAAGTGGGCCGCGCGGCGTTGCTCATGCGTTCAGTCTCCATGACGAACTTGGATTGACTGACGGCTTGACCGACCCGCTTCCTTTTGAGTCGCGACAGTTGCGAGATAACGTGGCCGCGGAGCGGCCCTTGACTTGAATCTGCAACATAACTCGGGGGCCTGACCACCCTGTCGGCGGCAAAGGGATCACGGAGCGATTCCGCGGCAGGCGCGCCGCGGAGCGGCGCTCGGCTGCGCTGCCGAGGAGGCATGGAATGACAGCGGTGTGATTTCCTGCTAGAACGGCTGGTGAACGGTAGCTGGCAATTACAGAGACAAGCACAAGCGCACCCTTTCGCACACCTCGATGCGAAGCCGAACGCGACCGGCTCCGAGAGGGACGCTGGCGGCGCCCCCTCGAGGCGCTCCAGAAGAGCTCACTCGCCAAAGAGAAATGAGAACGTGTTCCTGGCGAACGTCGCCGCCGCCGCGACTCTGGATCCCGACGGTGATGCGAAGACGATCTCTCGTCGTCATCAGGGACGGATGCGGGGTCGCTAGCGGTTGAACCTGTGAGACGAGAGAGCAAGAACCCTCGCCCATGGACAAAGCTCAGGCGAGTGCGGGGTACTCAAGACGACAGCTAGTACGGGGGTGACATGACGAAGAAGATTCGCCGAAGGGCGATGCACGACGTGTCCCCAGCGAAGCGGAACGTCGTACCACAGCACGGATCCGCGTCACAGCTGATCGCACGAGCAAGGTCGATACGCCTAAGTGGATCAAGGAGCTCGCGAAGGCGTTCTGAATCGATTGGCTGGCTGGCGCCGGCACATGAGCTTAGAGTCCCTCCGGCACACGTCGGAGGGACTTCTGTTTGCGTGCGCGCGCCCGCACACAACATGGAGCGGATCGAAGAACAGACCAGCGCGTCACCACGCCGGCAGTTTGTCGTCGCGCCAGCGATGCCCCAGCGGAAGTCCCACGCGATCGCTCGCGGCCAGCTCGTGGTATCGCGGCGGGAGCAGCACGGGCGCATCGCCTTCGTCGGTGAACAGCAGGTCCCACCGGTTCTCGTAGTTCTCGAAGGTCGGCAGGTAGACCCGCGAGCTGCTCACCGGCGCGTTGCGCTTGCCCGCGGGCACGCCCTCTTCTGTCAGCCAGTCCATGTGCGCGATCCATGCGGCTGCGGCGACGTGCGCACGCGGTAGGACGAACAGGCGCGGCGCCAGCTCGAGGTCGTGGGGCACTGCGACCATGACGAAGTATTCGCGCTCGTGTGCGCTGTGCTTCTGCGACTTCTCGCCCAGCGGCCAGTTCGTCTGCAACCAGCTGTGCGTTCGCGCTGTCTTCACCTGCACTTCGATCATCCGCCTGTCCTCGCCGGTGTGCACAGCGAGGATGTCCGTGCGTTCGAGTCCGTCACGGGTGAGCGCCGGTGCCCAGCCGCGCCGAGCGAGCTCCGAGGCGACGAGGTGCTCGCCGATGGTCTTGGTCTGCTTGGTGTCAGCCATGGGTCCGACTGTATCCACAGCGGCGGTCGGTCTGATGGCTATTTGCCGGTTGCCCGTACTGCTCGTCGACGGCCCCGTGGTTCAGCGAACCTGTGTTGAGACCGGCTCCAACAAGAACAGTAGAGTGTCCTCCTCGTATTGCCCGACTCGTGCGACCACGTGCACGTTGTCCCCGATGCCAATCGTGTCGGGAACCTTGCCAGTGAAGTGGAGATCGTTGGTGACATTCACGTCCCGGTACTGGAAGTTCGGTCCGCCGTTGGAGTGCTCTTCGCTATAGTCACCGTTCGCGATCAGGATGTCGTAGCGCGTGGTGTAACTTCCGTGTGGTGCCATCGCGGCGATGTTGCCGTCGAACTCGATGACCTGGCCCGCGTGCTCTTCGGCGAACTTCTCCACACTCTGCCCGTCCGCCGGACCGCTCAGCAGGGATGCGAGATCCTCGCTGTTGTCGACCGTCAGTGCAGGCTCTTCTGCAGGTGCGCTCGATCGAGCTTCGTCGGAC contains the following coding sequences:
- a CDS encoding TetR/AcrR family transcriptional regulator C-terminal domain-containing protein codes for the protein MGEVRAARRGRGVSVGLDRDRIVAAARGLDPATITVQAVADALGVDRKAVTYHVSGREGLLQLLADDAFTTRFEVVEVPADADWQTGLRLIAASMRDILLGAGAAVSHIRFDPSTRAAALRPAEIVLAALVDAGFDEATAVRAIALVADVAMAHARGVLLNARAGGHPQRAELHEALSTMDAAASPYLRRIDDTGFSTFDEEQFAFDLDVIIGGLQARLAAQ
- the dcd gene encoding dCTP deaminase, which encodes MLLSDRDIRRQIDDARIALEPWDADMVQPSSVDVRLDRYFRLFDNHKYPFIDPADDQPDLTHLIEVAPDEPFVLHPGEFALGSTFEQVSLPDDIAARLEGKSSLGRLGLLTHSTAGFIDPGFSGHVTLELSNVATLPIKLWPGMKIGQLCFFQLSSAASSPYGTGPYGNRYQGQRGPTASRSFQNFHVTNVGARSDGALGG
- a CDS encoding NAD(P)/FAD-dependent oxidoreductase, whose protein sequence is MSELQDVLVIGGGPAGLSAALNLGRSVAEVTVVDADRPRNAATLTVHGFLTRDGIAPNELKKIAREELNAYPTVHYRARQRVFRLGRDEGVFVAEIGQRQATDVVFAQNVLLATGLQETLPAVPDLISYYGMSLFSCAACDGWEQRGQRLGLFGAADDLADRARLISHWTDALTVFTHGAALIDAVAEAELVAAGVTVERTPVTALHGEKGHIERVELADGRSIPLDGGFIRPEWSVDLSFLDGIVPDRDENGHLVTDGSGRTSEFGLYAAGDITDGAQQLIVAAGAGARTAAVIVHDAVGVVTSH
- a CDS encoding DUF4839 domain-containing protein; the protein is MADTDVQVQFETKTVNTIRGTESMTIAKWEKDGWELVSQDPGKIRTQLVFRRPKPKPPWRLFAILGGILVVLAIVIVIGVNLSGDDDAEAAPASSSSAASSAQSAATSDEGSSDEARSSAPAEEPALTVDNSEDLASLLSGPADGQSVEKFAEEHAGQVIEFDGNIAAMAPHGSYTTRYDILIANGDYSEEHSNGGPNFQYRDVNVTNDLHFTGKVPDTIGIGDNVHVVARVGQYEEDTLLFLLEPVSTQVR
- a CDS encoding type II toxin-antitoxin system VapC family toxin, with amino-acid sequence MPLVLDTSLTLAWLLPDEASDAAEAVLSQALTGREALLAPSLWLYGTANALVSARRRGRLTDAQVTQTVELLEALDVQTPERPAARAVLVATSLRTGLSAYDASYLVLAETSGCPLATLDAKLAQAARDSGVEVLGG
- a CDS encoding SDR family NAD(P)-dependent oxidoreductase, whose amino-acid sequence is MTLDQPFAGRTALVTGATGGIGLEIAQALAERGARVILPARNREKGESIAAGIPGSTVADLDLASLDSVRAFAVSLDEPIHLCVLNAGIVLLGDRARHLTADGYELHWQTNLLAQAALVRGILPLLHAGNARIAVQCSLAAAVGRLYWDDLQGERRYGPFRAYAQSKLALGLFGLELARREPGLHVALCHPGIAPATAIAAPLRALLPDRLVDAVVRRLGNPPAQAAEPALAALGVDAASGGFYGPRGLLQLSGHPRRLRLYRRLRDAVAARRVWRAIEHEL
- a CDS encoding FAD-dependent oxidoreductase, with the translated sequence MTSSAPLRVAIVGSGPAGIYAGNLLSKAVAENGGTVAIDLFESLPVPYGLIRYGVSPDHPRIKGVIDSLHHMLGDGDIRFLGNIEVGRDVSLDELRERYHAVILATGALRDAALAIPGIDLPRSYGAADFVAWYDGHPDVPRTWPLDQTQVAVIGNGNVALDVARVLAKHGEDMRTTDVPDNVLAGLEGSAVTDVHVFGRRGPSGIKFTPIELRELGEVRDLDIILDDADFELDADTVPASNQVKVMQRILGSWRSREVGQASRRLHLHFWHTPVAVLGDDGVTGLRFERTRPGVDGALERTGEFREYAVGAVYRAIGYYGTRVEGAPFDEARGVVPNTEGSVEPGLYATGWVKRGPIGLIGSTKSDALETIGHVVADAQAGLLSAPVDGDILDLLAERGVRNTDWAGWLELDAHERALGENHEHRRERVKVVDRDEQVDIAGAGVLAL
- the cobA gene encoding uroporphyrinogen-III C-methyltransferase, translating into MSGYENGQASGRVDLVGAGPGDPELLTLRGLRALREADVIIADRLGARQVLDGLITSGERITAQIVDVGKLPGHHPVPQHVIGEMLVNFARAGARVVRLKGGDPFVLGRGREEQLHCEAAGVEVAVVPGVTSAISVPAVAGIPLTHRGVATGFTVVSGHDQIEQVPGGRDHTVVLLMGVGTLGHSVGILSRSARGGDCPVAIVEDGYGPGERVTIGTLATIVPAAAERHVRNPAVIVIGDVVRLAYDHPDSARIGADGPATAAAS
- a CDS encoding tyrosine-protein phosphatase → MTSLFAGTYNSRDTGGMPLPGGGQTRAGVLYRSDALSGITDAGLAELDASPIGAVVDFRTGAERSAAPDRLPERRLDTEHLSVLEGAAPGIGAPADMSTEAVRAVLEQIPTLGDLYIRMLDGAAASFARVARLVAAPTDEGKPGVLVHCTAGKDRTGVATALLLDAVGAERDAIVADYAVSEQNLSGEWAERMLQGVAKTGVPMLPQIVALVTATPPDAMRAMLAWVDDQGGSAAYLRTGGLSDDEFGMLRARLVE
- a CDS encoding type II toxin-antitoxin system Phd/YefM family antitoxin, with product MNRVSAYDAKTHLSALLERAAAGESITITKHGHDIARLTPIESRPEAAEIIEAARRFRASLPHQPIDIRELIEDGRRY
- the fdxA gene encoding ferredoxin; amino-acid sequence: MTYVIALPCVDVKDRACVDECPVDCIYEGERSLYIHPDECIDCGACEPVCPVEAIYYEDDLPEEWADYYRVNVEFFEDLGSPGGAQKLGPTHVDHPLVAALPPQGE